The window TCAGCGTCCGTAGCAGTCACGAGCGCCCGCCGTACGCGTCGGCGAGTCGAGAGAGCCCCGCGTCCGACGCGGCCTCGTGGGGGACCGACAGCGGCGAGACGGACACCTCTCCGTCGACGACAGCGCGTCGGTCGGTGCCGACGGGGTCCGGGACGTCGGCCGCCGTCATCCGGCCCCAGATCGGGTCCGAGAAGGCGACACGTCCGTCGCCGTTCTGCGTGGCCTCGATCCCGTACCACTCCGAGGGCGTGGTCACTCGCATCGGAGCGCCGCCGTCACCCTCGACAGCGCCGCCGTCACCCTCGACAGCGCCGCCGTCGGCACCGACCGACGCCGCCTCCGCGATCGGCGCGTTGACGTTGAGGTAGTCGGCGCGGTCGAATATCCCCGTCTCGCCGACTCGGTCGACGAGGAACGTCGTCGCCCGCGTCGCGTTGGCGAACTCCGCCGGTTCCAGTTCGCGTTTCCACCAGTCCTCGTCACCGGGAACATACATGGACGTCGCCACCGCGGGCACGTCGAAGAAGGCGGCTTCGACGGCGGCCGACACCGTCCCAGACCGGCCGAGGGTGTACGCGCCGAGGTTCGCGCCCTCGTTGCAGCCCGCGACCACGAGGTCGGCGTCGGGAACGAGCTCGCCGAGCCCGGCGACGACGCAGTCGACGGGAGTCCCGTCGACCGCGTAGCCGAGCTCGTGGTCGCTGACGGCGACCCCCTCCGAGAGCGTCCGCCCGGTCGACGACTGGTCGGCGGTCGGCGCGACAGTCACCACGTCGTAGTCGGCCGAGAGCGCGTCCCGCATGGCGCGGAGCCCGACGGCGTCGATACCGTCGTCGTTCGTCAACAGGATTCGATCGACGCTCATACCGATACGACGGGCGGTTCGGGCAAAAGCCCACCGGCGTCGCACCTCCGACGGCGCTCCAAACCGCCCCGACACGGCGACAGCGGCGAGCGAAGGAAAGGCACAGGTACCGCGGCGTCCACCGACCGGTATGGGATTCGGCGACACGGCAAAAAAGATTCAGACGCTCGCCGACAAGGCCGAGCGCACGTACCAGAAGATAAACGAACTCAGGACGGAGGTCGAGCAGACCCAGTCGACTGTGCTCGATACCTCAGAGCGCGTTCAGCGACTCGAAAACGAGATGGCCGAACAGCGGGCGGTCCTCGACGCCGTGGCCCGCGAGGTCGGCGTCGACTTAGAGAGCGTGAGCACGGAAGCGCACATCACGGACGCGGAGGCGGCAGCGAAGTCCGACGTCGGATCGCCCGACGACGCGCCCGCTGACGGCGAGTCAACGGACGACGCGCCCGCTGACGGCGGATTGACCGAGTAGCCCGCGGTCACGCGGTAGACTCGGCCTGCGAGACGACCTCCGCCGGAACGCCAGCGACCGTCGCGTTCGGCGGGACGTCCGCAGCCACGAGCGAGTTGGCCGCGACGCGGGCTCCCGCGCCGATCGTGACGCCGGGGAGGACGACCGCGCCGGCTCCGATCATCGCCCGCTCCTCCACGACCACGTCGCCGAGGCGATACTCCTCGTGAAGGAACTCGTGACACAGCAGCGTGGCGTCGTAGCCGACGATCGCGTCGTCGCCGACCGCGATCCGCTCGGGCCAGAACACGTCGGGCGTCGACTCCAGCCCCCACGAGACGCCGGTCCCGACCGTCACGCCGATCCGCCGCAACAGCCAGTTCTTGAGTCGGAGGCTCGGACAGACACGTGCGAGGACGATTACGACGTAGTTGCGGACGACCGCGAGCGGTGACTTCGCGTCCGGCCACGACCACAGCGAATTGCGCGGCCCTCGGGTCGGGAAACGGTCTAGACGGTCGGCGCGGACGCCGTCCGTAGTCGTCTCTTCCGGCCGGCTCTCCTCCGCACTCGTCGGGTCGGCGTCGTCGCTCACGACGCGACGTTCGTGGGGCTCTGGTAAAAAGAGTCGCTGCCGCATAATCCGCGCGGGCGACCGTTCAAGTACCATGCCGCGGCCATCGCGCACACGACGGAACTCCGGCCCACGGTCGGCCGAGGCGGGTGCGCGATCCACCGCCGTGGGGCCGAATCGAGGATCGCCTGTTCGCCAGACGACGTCCGAGAGCGGTGCTGATACGCCGCCGGAAGCGCCCCGGCTCGGCCGTTCGGTCGCCGTTCAGGACCGGATCTCGTCCATGTGTTCGATCCGCCGCTCGACGAGGTCTGCGGTCCCGATATCGTGTCGGATGCGGACGCGGTCGCCGGCGGCGGCGAGCGCGTCTGCCGCCTCGGCCTCCGCCGCCGCGATGGAGTCGCCGCGGCCGACGACGGCGAACGATCGCGAGGTCGTCGTATAGAGGCCGTCGTCGCGTTCGTCGACACTGGCGTAGTAAAGGAGCGCGTCGCCGACGCTCGACTCGTCGACCGCGACCTTTGCGCCCGCGTCCGGATCCGTCGGGTAGCCGTCGGGCACGGCGTACTTACAGACGGTCGCCTCGCCGGAAAATCGGAGCTCCGGAAGCGGGTCGCCGTCGCGCGCGGCGGTGAGCACGTCGAGGAACGGCGTCTCCAAGACGGGGAGCGTGTTCATCGCCTCCGGGTCGCCGAAGCGCGCGTTGAACTCGACGACCTTCGGCCCCTCGTCCGTGAGCATGAACTGTCCGTAGAGGACGCCCTTGTACGCGGGAAGCGCGCCGACGACCGCCTCCAGCACGTCGACCGCGGCGTCGTAGTCGCCCGGGTTCATGAAGGGTAGCGACGGCTCCGTGTCTGTGTACGAGCCCATCCCACCCGTGTTCGGCCCCTCGTCGCCCTCGTAGGCGCGTTTGTGGTCCTGGACCGCGGGGGTCGTCCGGAGGTCCCCGTCGGCGACGAACGCCTGCACGGTGAACTCCTCGCCGACCAGTCGCTCTTCGAGCACGACGCGGTCGTACTCGGAGTCGCGGAGGTACGCCTTCGCCTCCTCGGCGGTCACCTGATCGCCGATGACCTTCACGCCCTTACCACCGGTGAGTCCCACGGGTTTGACGGCGAGGTCGCCGTCGTACTCGTCGATGTACGCGCAGGCCTCGTCGATGTCGTCGAACACCGCGAAATCGGGACAGCCCGGGATCGACTCCTCGTCCATGAACCGGCGCTGGTACGCCTTGTCGGTCTCCAGCCGCGCCTCCGCGGCGCGCGGGCCGAAGGCGTACACGCCGGCGTCGTCGAGCGCGTCGGCGACGCCCGCGTCGAGCGCCGACTCCGGGCCGATGACCGCCACGTCCGCGCCCACCGACGTCGCGTAGTCGGCTATCGTCGCCGCATCGGTCTCGGCTATCGACTCGAACCCGTCTGCGAGCCGCTTGATTCCCGGATTTCGGTTGCTCGCGCAGGCGTACAACGCGCAGTCGTCGGCCACCGCGCGGGCGATCGCATGTTCGCGTCCGCCGCCGCCGACGAGGAGTACGGTCTCCGTCATGCTCGACGGGTTACCGCACGGTAGTGTAAACGTTACTCTCTATCTGCACGAATATATGCACCGTCGTGGATAGCCGTTCGACGGGACGACTGGTGTGCGGACCGGTGTGACGGGTTTTTGCCGCGCCGGATCGAACCGCGCGTATGTCACAGCCGACGGCGCAGAACCGCCTCGACGAGGAGGCGAGCCCGTACCTCCGACAGCACGCCGACAACCCGGTCAACTGGCAGCCGTGGGGCGAGGAGGCGTTCGAGCGCGCCCGCGAACACGACGTGCCCGTGTTCGTCTCCATCGGCTACTCGTCGTGCCACTGGTGTCACGTGATGGCCGAAGAGAGCTTCGAGGACGAGTCCGTCGCGTCGATCCTCAACGAGCAGTTCGTTCCGATCAAGGTCGACCGCGAGGAGCGCCCGGACGTCGACAGCACGTTCATGACGGTCTCACAGCTCGTCACCGGCGGCGGCGGGTGGCCGCTCTCAGCGTGGTGTACCCCCGAGGGGAAGCCGTTCTACGTCGGGACGTACTTCCCGCCGGAGCCGCGCCGGAACCAACCCGGATTCCGCGACCTGTGCGAACGCATCGCGGAGTCCTGGCGCGATCCCGACCAGCGCGAGGAGATGCGCCACCGAGCGGAGCAGTGGGCGTCGAGCGCCCGCGACGAACTTGAGTCGGTTCCGGACGGTATCGGCGGCGACCCGCCCGGTTCGGAACTGCTTGAGGAGGCTGCCGCCGCCGCGGTCCGCGGCTACGACGAGGAGCACGGCGGGTTCGGAAGCGGCGGCGCGAAGTTCCCGATGCCGGGTCGAATAGACCTGCTCTTCCGCGCGTACGCTGAGAGCGGACGCGACAGCGCGCTCGCGGCCGCGACCGGCACGCTCGACGGGATGGCGTCGGGCGGGGTGTACGACCAGATCGGCGGTGGATTCCACCGCTACGCGGTCGACCGGCAGTGGACGGTCCCGCACTTCGAGAAGATGCTGTACGACAACGCCGAGTTACCCATGGTCTACCTCGACGGGTATCGGCTCACCGGGAACCCGGCGTACGCCCGGGTGGCAAGCGAGACGCTCGGGTTCGTCGATCGCGAGCTTCGGCACGCGGACGGTGGGTTCTTCAGCACGCTCGACGCCCGGAGCCGGCCGCCGACGGCGCGCACCGGCGGGGGTTCAACGGGCGGCGACGACGGAGACGGCGGAGACGTGGAGGGCGCGTTCTACGTCTGGACGCCGAGCGAGGTCGACGCGGTGTTAGACGAGCCCGCAGCGTCGCTCGCTAAACAGCGGTTCGGAATCCGGCCGGGCGGGAACTTCGAACGCGGCACGACCGTCCCGACGATCGCGGCCTCGATCGAGGAAATCGCCGAGGAACGCGATCGGTCGCCCGAGGCGGTCCGCGAAATGCTGACCGACGCGCGCGTCGCCCTCTTCGATGCGCGGGAGTCGCGGCCGCGTCCCGCCCGCGACGAGAAGGTTCTCGCCTCGTGGAACGGGCGAGCGATCTCGGCATTCGCGAGTGCGGGTCGCACCCTCGGCGAGCCGTACGCCGACATTGCACGGGACGCGCTCGACGTCTGTCGAGATCGGCTCTACGACGCGGACACGGGCGAACTCGCCCGGCGCTGGCTCGACGGCGACGTGCGGGGTCCGGGGTACCTCGACGACTACGCGTTCCTCGCGCGCGGCGCGCTCGACGTGTACGGGGCCACCGGCGATCCGGAGCCGCTCGGGTTCGCGTTAGATCTGGCCGACGCTATCGTCGCAGACTTCTACGACGCCGACGACGGGACGGTCTACTTCACGCGGGATCCGGAGTCGGACGCGGACGACGAGGGTGTAGACGGGGAGCCCGACGACGGTCCCGGCTCGCTTTTCGCGCGGCCGCAGGAGTTCACCGACCGGTCGACGCCGTCGAGCCTCGGCGTCGCGGCGGAGACGCTCGCGATGCTCGACGGGTTCCGAACCGACCGTCGGTTCGCGGAGATAGCGGAGTCCGTCGTGACGACGCACGCCGACCGGATCCGCGCGAGTCCGCTGGAGCACGTCTCGCTCGTTCGCGCCGCGGAACGAGTCAGAACAGGCGGGATCGAGGTGACGATCGCGGCCGAGACGGTGCCCGACGAGTGGAACGAAACGCTCGGCGAGCGGTACCTCCCGGGAGCGCTCGTCGCGCCGCGGCCGCCGACCGGGGACGGCCTCGACGAGTGGCTCGACCGGCTCGGACTGGAGTCGGCTCCGCCGATCTGGGCGGACCGCGACAGCGATGGCGGCGAGCCGACCGCGTACGTCTGTGAGGAGAGAGCCTGTTCGCCGGCGGAGACCGACCTCGACGCGGCGTTGGCGTGGCTCTCGTCGCGGGGTCGGGAGGAGGTCTAGAGCGCCCGGCTGATGTAATAGCGTCGACGATCGCGTCCGCGGGTGCTGGGTTCGTGGAGGCCGACGACGCGGCTCTGCGCGTCGAGTCGGACAGGGACATCGACGGCGACTGGAGCCGACTCCAGCAGGCGTTCGAGACCTTCTTTCCAAACGCGGTCAAACGCGGCGGGAGCGACGAGGGCGGCGCAGGGGTCGAGATACGCGGGCTGGAACCGAGCGGCAAGTAGCGGACTGGCCGTCAGTCGTGTCGGAAACAGCGCGATCCGGTGAACGCCATCGCCATGTCGTGGTCGTCGGCGGCGGCGATCACGTCCTCGTCGTTGACGGAGCCGCCAGGCTGGATCACGGCCTCGATACCGGCGTCCGCGGCCTCTTCGATGGCGTCCGGGAACGGGAAGAAGGCGTCCGAGGCCATGACCGCTCCCTCGGCCGACTTGCCGTCGGCGTCTTTCTCGGCTTTCATCGCCGCGAGCGTCACCGCGTCGACGCGTGACACCTGTCCCATGCCGACGCCGACGGTCTCGGTGCCGGTCGCGAACAGGATACCGTTCGATTTCACATGTTTGAGCGTCTTCCACGCGAAGGTCATCGTCTCCAACTGCTCGTCCGTCGGCTCGCGCTCGGTGACGACCTCCAGATCGTCGGCGGCCGGCGACTGGCGGTCGCGTGCCTGCACGAGCCGTCCACCTACGATCGGCTTCTCCGTGAACCGCTCGGTGAAGCGCTCGTCGCCCTCGCCGAGCGGCCCCACGTCGAGCACTCGGAGGTTCTTTTTATCCGTGAGCACGTCGAGCGCGCTCTCGGTGTAGCCGGGAGCGACGACGACCTCCTTGAACGAGTCCGCGACGGCGGTGGCGGTGTCGGCGTCGCACTCGCGGTTCAAGGCGACGATGCCGCCGAACGCCGATTTGGCGTCTGTTCGGAGCGCGCGGTCGTACGCGTCTGCGAGCGTGTCGCCCGTCGCGCAGCCCGCGGGGTTGGTGTGTTTGATCACGGCGGCGGCGGGATCGTCGAACTCCTTTACGAGATCGAGGGCGGCGTCGGCGTCGTTGTAGTTGTTGTACCCCATCCCCTTCGCGCCGGGGTTCAGCTGTGAAGCCCCGACGACGCTCGCCTCCTCGCAGCCGTCGTCGGCGTACAGCGCGGCGTCCTGGTGGGGATTCTCGCCGTAGCGGAGTTCGGCGGCGCGCTCCTCGGAGACGAATCGGCGTTCGGGGAAGTCGCCGCCCGTGTCGCCGTCGACGGTCGCGTCGACCGCCTCTCCGTCCTCGCTCCGCTCGACGGTCACCCGTCCCTCCGCGAACCAGCGAACCGCCCGCGGGTACGCCGTGAACTCGGCCTCGTGGAGCACGCGCTCTTTCAGCGAATCGGCGTCGTCG is drawn from Halorubrum sp. BV1 and contains these coding sequences:
- a CDS encoding thioredoxin domain-containing protein — encoded protein: MSQPTAQNRLDEEASPYLRQHADNPVNWQPWGEEAFERAREHDVPVFVSIGYSSCHWCHVMAEESFEDESVASILNEQFVPIKVDREERPDVDSTFMTVSQLVTGGGGWPLSAWCTPEGKPFYVGTYFPPEPRRNQPGFRDLCERIAESWRDPDQREEMRHRAEQWASSARDELESVPDGIGGDPPGSELLEEAAAAAVRGYDEEHGGFGSGGAKFPMPGRIDLLFRAYAESGRDSALAAATGTLDGMASGGVYDQIGGGFHRYAVDRQWTVPHFEKMLYDNAELPMVYLDGYRLTGNPAYARVASETLGFVDRELRHADGGFFSTLDARSRPPTARTGGGSTGGDDGDGGDVEGAFYVWTPSEVDAVLDEPAASLAKQRFGIRPGGNFERGTTVPTIAASIEEIAEERDRSPEAVREMLTDARVALFDARESRPRPARDEKVLASWNGRAISAFASAGRTLGEPYADIARDALDVCRDRLYDADTGELARRWLDGDVRGPGYLDDYAFLARGALDVYGATGDPEPLGFALDLADAIVADFYDADDGTVYFTRDPESDADDEGVDGEPDDGPGSLFARPQEFTDRSTPSSLGVAAETLAMLDGFRTDRRFAEIAESVVTTHADRIRASPLEHVSLVRAAERVRTGGIEVTIAAETVPDEWNETLGERYLPGALVAPRPPTGDGLDEWLDRLGLESAPPIWADRDSDGGEPTAYVCEERACSPAETDLDAALAWLSSRGREEV
- the surE gene encoding 5'/3'-nucleotidase SurE; the protein is MSVDRILLTNDDGIDAVGLRAMRDALSADYDVVTVAPTADQSSTGRTLSEGVAVSDHELGYAVDGTPVDCVVAGLGELVPDADLVVAGCNEGANLGAYTLGRSGTVSAAVEAAFFDVPAVATSMYVPGDEDWWKRELEPAEFANATRATTFLVDRVGETGIFDRADYLNVNAPIAEAASVGADGGAVEGDGGAVEGDGGAPMRVTTPSEWYGIEATQNGDGRVAFSDPIWGRMTAADVPDPVGTDRRAVVDGEVSVSPLSVPHEAASDAGLSRLADAYGGRS
- the purN gene encoding phosphoribosylglycinamide formyltransferase, which codes for MKIAGLASNRGRNLRHIADVAPGGAELSVVLTNREQAPVLEAATERRIPTEVVEREDGESRESHERRIVDRLSGYDIDLVCLDGYMRVLTDQFLDAVPTTLNVHPSLLPSFPGTDAHEQVLDAGVRTTGCTVHVVTEAVDSGPIVTQEPVPVYGDDDADSLKERVLHEAEFTAYPRAVRWFAEGRVTVERSEDGEAVDATVDGDTGGDFPERRFVSEERAAELRYGENPHQDAALYADDGCEEASVVGASQLNPGAKGMGYNNYNDADAALDLVKEFDDPAAAVIKHTNPAGCATGDTLADAYDRALRTDAKSAFGGIVALNRECDADTATAVADSFKEVVVAPGYTESALDVLTDKKNLRVLDVGPLGEGDERFTERFTEKPIVGGRLVQARDRQSPAADDLEVVTEREPTDEQLETMTFAWKTLKHVKSNGILFATGTETVGVGMGQVSRVDAVTLAAMKAEKDADGKSAEGAVMASDAFFPFPDAIEEAADAGIEAVIQPGGSVNDEDVIAAADDHDMAMAFTGSRCFRHD
- a CDS encoding DapH/DapD/GlmU-related protein, producing MSDDADPTSAEESRPEETTTDGVRADRLDRFPTRGPRNSLWSWPDAKSPLAVVRNYVVIVLARVCPSLRLKNWLLRRIGVTVGTGVSWGLESTPDVFWPERIAVGDDAIVGYDATLLCHEFLHEEYRLGDVVVEERAMIGAGAVVLPGVTIGAGARVAANSLVAADVPPNATVAGVPAEVVSQAESTA
- the purD gene encoding phosphoribosylamine--glycine ligase; translation: MTETVLLVGGGGREHAIARAVADDCALYACASNRNPGIKRLADGFESIAETDAATIADYATSVGADVAVIGPESALDAGVADALDDAGVYAFGPRAAEARLETDKAYQRRFMDEESIPGCPDFAVFDDIDEACAYIDEYDGDLAVKPVGLTGGKGVKVIGDQVTAEEAKAYLRDSEYDRVVLEERLVGEEFTVQAFVADGDLRTTPAVQDHKRAYEGDEGPNTGGMGSYTDTEPSLPFMNPGDYDAAVDVLEAVVGALPAYKGVLYGQFMLTDEGPKVVEFNARFGDPEAMNTLPVLETPFLDVLTAARDGDPLPELRFSGEATVCKYAVPDGYPTDPDAGAKVAVDESSVGDALLYYASVDERDDGLYTTTSRSFAVVGRGDSIAAAEAEAADALAAAGDRVRIRHDIGTADLVERRIEHMDEIRS
- a CDS encoding DUF5798 family protein, yielding MGFGDTAKKIQTLADKAERTYQKINELRTEVEQTQSTVLDTSERVQRLENEMAEQRAVLDAVAREVGVDLESVSTEAHITDAEAAAKSDVGSPDDAPADGESTDDAPADGGLTE